From the Candidatus Krumholzibacteriota bacterium genome, one window contains:
- a CDS encoding flagellar hook-basal body protein, protein MLKGISMAARAMKNQVARNDMIANNLANINSAGFKKDFAVFAEQKTDSGLIDTIVKVATSFSQGQLTRTERPLDVAIQGDGFFVIETDEGEMYTRDGSFTVNSEGNLATSNGQLVAGSIAIPPGEIEISREGNIRVDGIITGQLRIVRFDETSSLEKAGSSLLTAPDDISPTDLAPEEITVLSGFLENSNVEVISEMTEMITALKAYEISQKALKSEDEILHMLTSTVGKTG, encoded by the coding sequence ATGCTTAAAGGAATATCGATGGCCGCCAGGGCGATGAAAAATCAGGTGGCCAGAAATGACATGATCGCCAACAACCTGGCAAACATAAATTCAGCTGGATTCAAAAAGGATTTTGCTGTCTTTGCGGAGCAGAAGACCGACTCCGGCCTGATCGATACGATCGTGAAAGTCGCTACTTCCTTCTCACAGGGGCAGCTGACGAGGACTGAAAGGCCGCTCGATGTCGCGATACAGGGTGATGGATTTTTCGTCATAGAGACGGATGAAGGTGAGATGTACACGAGAGACGGATCCTTTACAGTCAACTCCGAGGGAAATCTGGCCACGAGCAACGGACAACTTGTCGCCGGCAGTATCGCCATACCTCCGGGCGAGATAGAAATTTCAAGAGAAGGCAATATCCGCGTCGATGGAATCATCACCGGGCAGTTGAGGATCGTCCGTTTTGATGAGACTTCCAGTCTTGAGAAAGCGGGGTCTTCGCTTCTTACCGCTCCGGACGACATTTCACCGACAGACCTGGCTCCTGAAGAAATAACAGTACTCTCGGGATTTCTGGAAAACAGCAATGTCGAGGTCATCTCGGAGATGACGGAAATGATAACCGCGCTTAAAGCGTATGAGATCAGTCAGAAAGCGCTTAAATCGGAAGACGAGATATTACATATGCTGACATCGACCGTGGGAAAGACCGGTTGA
- the flgN gene encoding flagellar export chaperone FlgN: MAVRILGSKDIEDRVEELCEMMNEEASVCRELLELSRIEQEYLMKNDIENLSVNTEKMKRIVQVLKRNQAARHSYMDDIAINLEKDVGTVTISAISREVDPELSSKLKDTSRELIKVGERLYRSNHNTIYLIDFSLDLLEQQNKLWAELVSDEKEGYSANGKKGNRKSHPLLVEEKV; this comes from the coding sequence ATGGCCGTAAGGATCTTGGGAAGCAAGGATATTGAAGACAGGGTCGAGGAACTCTGCGAGATGATGAACGAAGAGGCGTCGGTCTGCAGGGAGCTTCTTGAACTCTCCCGGATCGAACAGGAATACCTGATGAAGAACGATATCGAAAATCTGTCGGTGAATACCGAGAAGATGAAAAGGATCGTGCAGGTACTCAAGAGAAATCAGGCCGCGAGACATTCCTATATGGACGACATCGCCATCAATCTGGAAAAAGATGTCGGGACAGTGACGATCAGCGCGATCAGCAGGGAAGTCGATCCGGAGCTTTCGTCAAAACTCAAAGACACGAGCCGTGAACTGATCAAGGTCGGTGAAAGGCTCTATCGATCAAATCACAACACTATCTATCTTATCGATTTTTCGCTCGATCTCCTCGAACAGCAGAACAAACTCTGGGCAGAACTTGTGTCGGATGAGAAGGAAGGATATTCGGCGAACGGTAAGAAGGGTAACAGGAAAAGTCATCCATTGCTTGTAGAGGAAAAAGTATAA
- a CDS encoding response regulator, whose translation MKNRELILVVDDSSTIRERMKSILIENGYDVILRNDGQAGVMAALEYSPDLIIMDLNMPGMNGLEASAILKRYPQTSLIPLAVFTDDNKTENKVAFFEAGVEDFIVKDSDEAEVLARVAGLLRWGRNRNMIIDEKSKLGTLIDILSDLVLIVNREGLLVFYNRIAALRFRLIPELINQISIKDVLPDSKHVRELCDHIENGREATGMEIEINNGGIDIRHYIVDISRVRIDMEEDVGGAIVFRDITAEKEAEKLKSEFYSMMAHEMRTPISVVLGYTQLILEGKTGELTDLQEEFLRGVEDKGKALKKLVNDFLEVSRFENKFVRLHNVDFNVAELVSNTVTGIKLLAQNKNITLEYENNPARLVINADKDKLEQVIINLVENAIKYTDEGGTVSVRCGRLDEGVCVAIEDNGIGMSPEELEIIFERFKRLDNAEKKKIKGTGLGLAIVKEIIDAHNGRIEVESIEGKGSSFSLWIPGARDSEIVQSDVPVEIEA comes from the coding sequence ATGAAAAACAGGGAATTGATACTTGTAGTCGATGATTCGAGCACGATACGGGAGCGGATGAAAAGTATCCTGATCGAAAACGGATATGACGTGATTTTAAGAAACGACGGCCAGGCCGGAGTGATGGCCGCCCTGGAGTATTCCCCCGACCTGATAATAATGGATCTCAATATGCCGGGGATGAACGGCCTCGAAGCGAGCGCGATACTCAAGCGTTATCCACAGACATCGCTTATCCCTCTGGCTGTATTCACCGATGACAATAAAACAGAGAACAAGGTCGCATTCTTTGAAGCCGGCGTTGAAGATTTCATAGTGAAGGATTCCGATGAGGCTGAAGTTCTCGCCAGAGTCGCCGGTCTTCTCAGGTGGGGCCGAAACCGTAATATGATCATAGACGAAAAAAGCAAGCTCGGTACGCTTATAGACATACTGAGCGATCTCGTCCTCATAGTGAACAGGGAAGGGTTGCTCGTATTTTATAACAGGATCGCCGCCCTGAGATTCAGACTGATTCCCGAGCTGATCAACCAGATATCGATAAAGGATGTTCTGCCAGATTCGAAGCATGTAAGGGAATTGTGCGATCACATCGAAAACGGCAGGGAAGCGACCGGCATGGAGATCGAGATCAATAACGGCGGAATAGATATCAGGCATTATATCGTCGATATTAGCCGGGTCAGAATCGACATGGAAGAAGATGTCGGCGGAGCGATAGTATTCAGGGATATCACTGCTGAAAAGGAAGCTGAAAAACTCAAATCCGAATTCTACTCGATGATGGCTCACGAGATGAGGACTCCGATCAGTGTCGTACTGGGGTACACCCAGTTGATACTGGAAGGTAAAACAGGCGAGCTCACGGATCTCCAGGAAGAATTTCTAAGAGGAGTGGAGGACAAGGGAAAAGCCCTGAAAAAACTTGTTAATGATTTTCTCGAAGTGTCGAGGTTCGAGAACAAATTCGTAAGACTCCATAATGTGGATTTTAACGTGGCGGAACTGGTCAGCAATACGGTGACCGGCATAAAGCTTCTGGCTCAGAATAAGAATATAACGCTTGAATATGAAAATAATCCCGCTCGGCTTGTTATAAATGCCGATAAGGATAAGCTTGAGCAGGTCATAATCAATCTCGTTGAAAACGCGATCAAATATACCGATGAAGGCGGTACGGTATCGGTAAGGTGCGGAAGGCTCGATGAAGGCGTGTGTGTAGCTATAGAAGATAACGGGATAGGAATGTCTCCGGAAGAGCTTGAGATAATCTTTGAAAGATTTAAAAGGCTCGATAATGCCGAAAAGAAAAAGATCAAGGGAACAGGTCTCGGGCTCGCGATCGTAAAAGAGATCATAGACGCTCACAATGGCAGGATAGAAGTAGAAAGTATTGAAGGCAAAGGCAGTTCCTTCAGTCTTTGGATCCCGGGCGCCAGGGACAGCGAGATTGTCCAATCGGACGTTCCAGTCGAAATAGAAGCCTGA
- a CDS encoding flagellar assembly protein FliW — MKIKSSLFDELEFDEKDIITLEQGMIGFDGLKRFVLMDFADESVFHWLQSIDEPDVGFIVSEPTIFDGDYTFVIDPDLKDILRIEKEDEVVVMTIVTIKDSGSSVTGNLLGPVIVNASRHVGCQIALEPGKYSTATPLRQIEAEQMQDKEKVGCTA; from the coding sequence ATGAAGATCAAATCGAGCCTTTTTGACGAACTTGAATTCGATGAAAAGGATATCATCACGCTCGAGCAGGGCATGATCGGTTTTGACGGACTGAAGAGGTTCGTCCTTATGGATTTTGCCGATGAATCGGTATTTCACTGGTTGCAGTCGATCGATGAACCCGATGTGGGGTTCATAGTATCGGAACCGACGATCTTTGACGGTGATTACACGTTCGTCATCGATCCCGATCTGAAGGATATTCTCAGGATAGAAAAGGAAGATGAAGTCGTCGTAATGACGATCGTCACAATCAAGGACAGCGGGAGCAGTGTGACTGGAAATCTGCTCGGCCCGGTCATAGTGAACGCTTCCAGACACGTAGGCTGCCAGATCGCTCTGGAGCCGGGCAAATATTCTACAGCCACGCCGCTCAGGCAGATCGAAGCGGAACAGATGCAGGATAAAGAAAAAGTCGGGTGTACGGCTTAG
- the csrA gene encoding carbon storage regulator CsrA translates to MLVLTRKIQEKIVISTDIVVTILNIDGDQVKLGIQAPKDVTVHRQEIFDEILRSNRDALLQREEGSKALKSIIGKRLNGRRQ, encoded by the coding sequence ATGCTCGTTCTTACGAGAAAAATACAGGAAAAGATCGTCATATCGACAGATATTGTCGTAACCATTCTTAATATTGATGGCGATCAGGTGAAATTGGGTATCCAGGCACCTAAAGATGTCACTGTTCACCGGCAGGAGATCTTCGATGAGATCCTCAGGTCGAACCGCGACGCCCTCCTGCAGAGAGAAGAAGGCAGTAAAGCTTTAAAGTCGATTATCGGGAAAAGACTTAACGGCAGGAGGCAGTAG
- the flgG gene encoding flagellar basal-body rod protein FlgG, with the protein MIRALSTASSGMQAQQIFIDNIANNLANVNTAGFKKSRVEFQDLMYESVAPAGSSRLTGSAEPSFNQVGHGVRLSATTRVFQQGSSMNTENPLDMMIAGDGFFQVLLPDGSYAYTRDGSLKLDSDGNIVTASGFQVEPALTLPRETTDLMIAGDGMISVLLQAEETPADLGRFELVRFQNPAGLKSIGNNLFVETVSSGTPVLGNPGEEGLGTMQMGFLEMSNVSVIEEMIGMITAQRAYEINSKAVKTSEEMLGIAANLKR; encoded by the coding sequence ATGATAAGAGCACTATCGACAGCATCGTCGGGAATGCAGGCCCAGCAGATATTTATCGACAATATCGCCAATAATCTCGCGAACGTTAACACCGCTGGATTCAAAAAATCCCGGGTAGAATTCCAGGACCTCATGTATGAAAGCGTCGCTCCGGCCGGTTCGTCCCGATTGACCGGCTCTGCCGAACCTTCATTCAACCAGGTCGGTCATGGAGTGAGGTTGTCGGCGACGACGAGAGTGTTCCAACAGGGTTCTTCGATGAACACGGAGAATCCACTCGACATGATGATCGCCGGTGACGGGTTCTTCCAGGTGTTGCTTCCGGACGGGAGTTACGCTTATACCCGCGATGGATCCCTGAAACTCGATTCCGATGGAAATATCGTCACCGCGTCCGGCTTCCAGGTAGAGCCCGCGCTGACTCTTCCACGAGAGACGACAGACCTTATGATTGCGGGGGACGGGATGATTTCAGTCCTTCTTCAGGCAGAAGAAACACCCGCTGATCTTGGCCGGTTCGAGCTTGTGCGCTTCCAGAATCCGGCAGGGCTGAAAAGCATAGGAAACAATCTCTTTGTCGAAACAGTATCGAGCGGTACGCCGGTACTGGGCAATCCTGGAGAAGAGGGGCTTGGTACGATGCAGATGGGGTTCCTCGAAATGAGTAACGTCAGCGTCATCGAAGAGATGATCGGGATGATAACGGCCCAGAGGGCGTATGAAATAAATTCAAAAGCGGTGAAGACTTCGGAAGAGATGCTTGGTATAGCCGCCAACCTTAAACGATAG
- a CDS encoding flagellar basal body L-ring protein FlgH, with product MKKSMIVAVLFLVTISSVAHSQRPLWDSDEGSLYSNLKGYRVGDVVTVIIQEQSSASSSAKTDTKVKAEATSGPGVGSLDFISLWGLTSENKYKGDAKTSRAGQLSARVTVRITEILENGDYLIEGNREVNINGERERITLSGIIRSRDISTDNTILSTYVADARIMYDGKGTVDSGHEPGILTKLINWIF from the coding sequence ATGAAGAAAAGTATGATCGTGGCGGTTCTCTTCCTTGTGACGATAAGTTCGGTCGCTCATTCCCAGCGCCCCTTGTGGGACAGCGATGAGGGTTCACTCTATTCGAACCTCAAGGGATACAGGGTCGGTGATGTCGTTACTGTGATCATTCAGGAACAGTCATCCGCTTCAAGCAGCGCGAAGACAGATACCAAGGTAAAAGCGGAAGCGACAAGCGGTCCGGGCGTCGGCAGCCTTGACTTTATCTCCCTTTGGGGGCTTACGAGCGAGAACAAGTACAAGGGGGACGCCAAGACATCGAGGGCTGGACAGCTCTCCGCGCGGGTGACGGTGAGAATAACCGAGATACTCGAAAACGGAGATTATCTGATAGAGGGCAACCGGGAGGTCAATATAAACGGGGAACGCGAGAGGATAACGCTCAGCGGCATCATCCGTTCAAGGGATATCAGCACTGATAATACGATCCTGTCGACTTACGTAGCCGACGCGAGGATCATGTATGACGGAAAAGGCACAGTTGATTCCGGGCACGAACCCGGGATCCTCACGAAACTCATAAACTGGATCTTTTAA
- a CDS encoding tetratricopeptide repeat protein, with translation MSGKNSNEIIIDLESIRNRKKAVISCCMITRDEGEFIENAIESVKGLADEIIIVDTGSVDDTARKAERLGARVFTCEWRNDFSEARNRAISKASGEWILILDADEIIEEKDHSRIARLIRQYPEAAFMFEQWTYTNDSDTFGWKRCDDDARMNREMLGYFQSQQVRLFRNTELVRYEGQVHEDVERSLASTGIPIIKVEDIIIHHYGRMKDSERMNRKHRMYLSLGEKKLGANPGNSKYIFELASQMLGLGNAEESLHLIDKGLDIVPESWEFLNLKGLAFLRQGRIDEAVDSFSRAVLINSEKPDLYNNLGVAYNENRQPEEALKAMKKGLSIDPRNANILRNLATSSIMVDDLDSALEYITSSLELDPFMAQSHVIHADILFRQGNQEDSVESLEKIRFLPGTDLKVYLKSIYIYTRMKMAEKAGEVVERALSEYPGHEGLTFLSGKVFELKGEIDEALKVYESIISMNPYNSEVLNSLGCLNEKQGRLERAREYFTEAYRLSPYNMQIEVNLGIILGKLGIDAEAERHLKAVIKKDGQNGAALNAFGCFLSKRDRYAEAIAFFTRAIENNRQDIHPYLNLGLVCEKMNKPDKAVEIYEKLAIIDPSSRRLVEFRLRKLQSAFS, from the coding sequence ATGTCAGGAAAAAACAGTAACGAAATCATAATAGACCTTGAATCGATAAGGAACCGGAAGAAAGCGGTCATCTCATGCTGCATGATAACGAGGGATGAGGGAGAATTCATAGAGAATGCTATTGAAAGCGTAAAGGGACTTGCCGATGAGATCATAATCGTCGATACGGGATCGGTCGATGATACTGCCAGAAAGGCAGAAAGACTCGGAGCACGTGTATTTACATGCGAATGGCGGAATGATTTCAGCGAGGCGAGAAACAGAGCGATCAGTAAGGCTTCGGGCGAGTGGATATTGATCCTTGACGCCGACGAGATCATTGAGGAAAAGGATCATTCGAGGATCGCCAGGTTGATCCGCCAATATCCCGAAGCGGCTTTCATGTTTGAGCAGTGGACATATACGAACGACTCGGACACTTTCGGCTGGAAGCGCTGTGACGATGACGCCAGGATGAACAGGGAGATGCTGGGGTATTTTCAAAGCCAGCAGGTAAGGCTGTTCAGGAACACGGAGCTGGTAAGGTATGAAGGTCAGGTACATGAGGACGTGGAGAGATCTCTCGCGAGCACCGGGATCCCGATCATCAAGGTCGAGGATATTATCATCCACCATTATGGCAGGATGAAGGATTCCGAGAGGATGAACAGAAAACACAGGATGTATCTTTCCCTCGGAGAGAAGAAGCTCGGAGCCAACCCGGGAAATTCCAAATATATATTCGAACTTGCTTCACAGATGCTCGGACTCGGAAACGCCGAAGAATCTCTTCATCTGATCGACAAGGGCCTTGATATCGTTCCGGAGAGCTGGGAGTTCCTCAATCTGAAAGGCCTGGCTTTTCTGCGCCAGGGCAGGATCGATGAGGCTGTCGATTCCTTTTCCAGGGCGGTCCTGATCAATAGCGAAAAACCCGATCTGTATAACAATCTCGGAGTGGCTTATAACGAGAACAGGCAGCCGGAAGAAGCTTTGAAAGCGATGAAGAAGGGTTTGTCGATCGATCCTAGGAACGCCAATATTCTACGAAACCTTGCGACCTCTTCGATCATGGTCGATGATCTCGACTCAGCCCTTGAATATATTACCAGTTCCCTCGAGCTGGATCCATTCATGGCGCAGTCTCATGTGATCCATGCCGATATTCTGTTCAGACAGGGCAATCAGGAGGACTCGGTCGAATCGCTTGAAAAGATCAGGTTTCTTCCCGGCACCGATCTGAAAGTCTACCTGAAATCGATATATATATACACACGGATGAAGATGGCTGAAAAAGCAGGCGAGGTGGTCGAGAGAGCTTTGTCGGAATATCCCGGTCATGAAGGTCTGACATTTCTTTCGGGAAAAGTCTTTGAGCTGAAGGGGGAGATCGATGAGGCCTTGAAAGTCTATGAATCGATCATATCGATGAATCCGTATAATTCCGAAGTACTCAATTCGCTCGGTTGCCTCAATGAAAAACAGGGGAGACTGGAAAGGGCCAGAGAATATTTTACCGAAGCATACCGGTTGTCCCCGTATAACATGCAGATCGAAGTGAATCTGGGGATCATCCTGGGTAAACTCGGCATAGATGCCGAAGCGGAGAGGCATTTAAAAGCGGTGATCAAAAAGGACGGTCAAAACGGCGCGGCACTCAATGCCTTTGGATGTTTTCTCTCTAAACGCGACAGGTATGCCGAGGCAATAGCATTCTTTACGCGGGCGATCGAGAATAACCGGCAGGATATTCATCCCTACCTTAATCTCGGGCTCGTCTGTGAAAAGATGAATAAACCTGACAAGGCAGTAGAGATATATGAAAAACTCGCCATCATCGATCCATCATCGAGGAGGCTCGTGGAGTTCCGTCTAAGAAAACTCCAGAGCGCCTTTTCCTAG
- the flgA gene encoding flagellar basal body P-ring formation protein FlgA: MKRKNGALIIVAVMLSTCSALASAEVYTLREIVVTEMTLLKLSDLVVEPLKGSDDPVIAESPPWGSQKSLSRNFIADRVRSLGIELTGNTRVQVKRLMFEKCDELLDLLKKDMASALKESKWSEGAERIEMEIVNFPSSIMTPPGQLALEIDFPKNIHGYQVVSFTLTGKDGFKRRYSTGCRFHLVDRCAVAARDIKRGEVVETGDIEWVEADLAVCGELPVTDPADIRGMRIDRYIRSGDMIPLKAIERIPVVMKGQTVKVEISRGLMVVSANGVSLEDGWIGDMVLVRNLASGKIDKYQVVDKAKVSPPGSEAGR; the protein is encoded by the coding sequence ATGAAAAGAAAAAACGGGGCGTTAATAATTGTAGCGGTAATGCTTTCTACTTGTAGCGCGCTTGCTTCGGCCGAAGTCTACACGCTTCGGGAGATCGTTGTGACCGAAATGACTTTACTGAAGCTTTCTGATCTCGTAGTCGAGCCTCTGAAAGGGTCGGACGATCCGGTAATCGCCGAGTCACCGCCCTGGGGATCGCAGAAAAGCCTTTCAAGGAATTTCATCGCCGACCGCGTCAGATCCCTTGGTATCGAGCTGACTGGCAATACGAGGGTACAGGTAAAACGGTTGATGTTTGAGAAGTGCGATGAACTTCTCGACTTACTGAAAAAAGATATGGCCTCCGCCCTCAAAGAATCAAAATGGAGCGAAGGCGCTGAAAGAATAGAAATGGAGATCGTAAACTTTCCATCATCGATAATGACACCTCCCGGCCAGCTCGCTCTTGAGATCGATTTTCCTAAGAACATACATGGATACCAGGTAGTCTCTTTTACTCTGACCGGCAAAGACGGTTTTAAAAGAAGATATTCCACGGGGTGCAGGTTCCATCTTGTCGACAGGTGTGCCGTGGCGGCAAGGGATATTAAAAGAGGCGAAGTTGTCGAAACGGGTGATATCGAATGGGTCGAGGCCGATCTTGCCGTCTGCGGCGAGCTGCCAGTGACGGACCCGGCTGATATACGAGGAATGCGTATAGACCGCTACATAAGGAGCGGCGATATGATACCTCTCAAAGCCATCGAACGCATTCCGGTAGTGATGAAAGGTCAGACAGTCAAGGTCGAGATCTCGAGGGGACTCATGGTTGTCAGCGCGAACGGCGTCTCTCTTGAGGATGGATGGATCGGAGACATGGTACTTGTGCGGAACCTGGCATCTGGAAAGATCGATAAGTATCAGGTAGTAGACAAGGCGAAGGTATCCCCTCCGGGGTCGGAAGCGGGCAGGTAG
- a CDS encoding flagellar basal body P-ring protein FlgI, with product MPVRVCGTVRIKDVTSVAGVNNVQLIGYGLIVGLNGTGDGSKSAFTVNSIVSMLEKLGMTVSADDIKVKNVAAVVVTAELPPFTPVGTRLDVTVSSLGDANSLEGGQLLLTPLRAFDGSNYAIAQGAVSIGGFNIDAGAGNVLRKNHSTVGRVPQGAIVRKEQECELAKGNKFTLTLDDPDYQSVTNITNIINITLRKKLAYAVSSRAIEVRVPPEYELNPVAMIADIGRMEVTLDKVARVVINERTGTVVIGGLVSIDEVAIAHGNLQVEIKANYGVSQPMSFGEGQSIVVPEIETKVEDKEARLFAIRKSNTVSDIASALNELGITPRDMVAIFQALKIAGALKADLVIM from the coding sequence ATGCCCGTCAGGGTCTGCGGAACGGTCCGGATCAAGGATGTGACTTCGGTAGCCGGCGTCAACAATGTCCAGCTTATAGGTTACGGACTGATTGTGGGGCTTAACGGCACCGGAGACGGGAGCAAGAGCGCCTTTACAGTAAATTCGATAGTAAGCATGCTTGAAAAACTCGGAATGACAGTATCAGCTGATGATATCAAGGTGAAAAACGTCGCCGCGGTCGTTGTCACCGCTGAATTGCCGCCATTTACTCCTGTCGGAACGAGGCTCGACGTCACAGTCTCTTCCCTCGGCGATGCGAACAGCCTCGAGGGAGGACAGCTTCTTCTGACTCCGCTCAGAGCGTTCGACGGGTCCAATTACGCCATAGCGCAGGGAGCAGTCTCAATCGGCGGATTCAATATCGATGCCGGAGCTGGAAATGTCCTGCGAAAGAATCATTCCACTGTAGGCAGGGTCCCACAGGGAGCGATAGTAAGGAAAGAGCAGGAATGCGAGCTGGCAAAAGGAAACAAATTCACTCTTACTCTCGACGATCCCGATTACCAGTCCGTGACGAACATAACGAATATCATAAATATCACTCTCAGGAAAAAGCTCGCTTACGCGGTGAGCTCCAGGGCGATAGAAGTAAGGGTCCCACCGGAGTATGAGCTGAATCCGGTAGCGATGATCGCTGATATCGGAAGGATGGAGGTCACTCTTGACAAGGTCGCGCGGGTAGTGATCAACGAGAGGACAGGTACAGTGGTGATCGGTGGCCTCGTCTCGATCGACGAAGTCGCGATCGCTCATGGAAATCTCCAGGTAGAGATCAAGGCGAACTACGGAGTGAGCCAGCCGATGTCGTTCGGCGAGGGCCAGTCAATCGTGGTTCCAGAGATAGAGACGAAGGTAGAGGACAAGGAAGCGAGGCTGTTCGCGATAAGAAAATCGAATACCGTCAGCGATATAGCTTCAGCCCTGAATGAACTCGGGATAACTCCGAGAGACATGGTAGCGATATTTCAGGCGCTAAAGATCGCGGGAGCCCTCAAGGCCGACCTGGTGATCATGTAA
- a CDS encoding rod-binding protein, translating into MKIQMNPQIRPVQAESSGAARTKSLEKAARDFESILIGQFFQLMHSTVSDEGMVEKSFPRKIYEEMMQGEFASEFTKRGGFGLSEVLVDRFNRGQGGEAATVPGALPGNTGREALPLGKKDRFMKIGSENDQNTNSRMISLNEIYKGQKAVDRK; encoded by the coding sequence ATGAAGATACAGATGAATCCGCAGATCAGACCGGTTCAGGCAGAGTCATCCGGCGCCGCGCGTACGAAAAGCCTGGAAAAAGCAGCCCGGGATTTTGAATCGATACTGATCGGACAGTTTTTTCAACTGATGCATTCTACCGTGTCGGATGAGGGAATGGTGGAGAAATCGTTCCCGAGAAAGATCTACGAAGAGATGATGCAGGGCGAATTTGCCAGCGAATTCACGAAGCGGGGAGGTTTTGGCCTTTCCGAAGTCCTTGTGGACAGGTTCAATCGCGGCCAGGGTGGTGAGGCGGCGACTGTTCCGGGAGCGTTACCGGGAAATACCGGGCGAGAGGCCCTTCCACTTGGAAAGAAAGATCGCTTTATGAAGATTGGATCTGAAAATGATCAAAATACGAATAGCAGGATGATTTCATTGAATGAAATCTACAAAGGCCAGAAAGCCGTTGATAGAAAGTGA
- the flgK gene encoding flagellar hook-associated protein FlgK: MVTLFGMLEMNKRSLFTSQFSLQTTNHNISNINNPGYSRQEVLLQSNIPTVTAKGILGNGVTVNTVRRSTAEFFTRQIREETASMGGWEMKSSTLSHLEVVFNEPSDNGLASCIDDFFVSWNTLASHPESGSARIDILESAKTMCSMFNSIDQSLDELGGNIDQQIEEGVALANDLIASIAELNTMIVETEGAGHSSGDYRDERDRLLKQLSKIVRIDIREDEFGSVDVFAGGVNIIHRSETLPFEAYMDDTGEITKMQVRLRGQNVNVTLSEGEITGLLESRDGYLQDARQALDYLASSFITRLNDLHNMGWTPYGSGYDFFSGTDASTIRVSEAIIANSDLIASSYDGTVGDNSLANDIVALANTCISDTDPLTLNERFETIISAIGIHSANSESMLRNEDMILSNLEMRKESITGVNLDEELVNLTRYQQSYEAAARIMTTIGELIDTILEM, translated from the coding sequence ATGGTAACGCTTTTCGGTATGCTGGAAATGAACAAAAGAAGTCTCTTTACGTCGCAGTTCTCATTGCAGACGACGAACCATAATATCTCCAATATCAATAATCCGGGGTACTCCCGCCAGGAAGTACTGCTACAGTCGAATATTCCAACGGTGACGGCGAAAGGGATCCTCGGTAATGGAGTGACGGTCAATACGGTCAGGCGCAGTACGGCCGAGTTTTTTACGAGGCAGATCCGGGAAGAGACGGCGTCGATGGGCGGGTGGGAGATGAAGAGCTCGACTCTCTCTCATCTGGAAGTCGTATTCAATGAGCCGAGCGATAATGGCCTGGCAAGCTGCATCGATGATTTTTTCGTCTCGTGGAATACGCTCGCGTCCCATCCGGAAAGCGGTTCAGCGCGGATAGACATACTCGAATCAGCCAAGACCATGTGCTCGATGTTCAATTCCATCGATCAGTCACTTGACGAACTTGGAGGAAACATCGATCAGCAGATCGAGGAGGGCGTCGCTCTGGCCAACGATCTTATCGCGTCGATCGCAGAACTCAATACGATGATCGTGGAAACAGAGGGAGCGGGGCATTCTTCAGGCGATTACAGGGACGAACGGGACAGGCTTCTTAAGCAGTTATCGAAGATCGTGCGGATAGACATAAGGGAAGACGAGTTTGGTTCAGTCGATGTTTTCGCGGGCGGGGTCAATATCATACACCGGTCTGAAACGCTGCCTTTCGAAGCCTATATGGACGATACCGGTGAGATAACGAAAATGCAGGTACGGCTCAGAGGACAGAATGTCAACGTGACATTATCCGAGGGCGAGATCACGGGGCTTCTGGAATCAAGAGACGGTTATCTCCAGGATGCCAGGCAGGCTCTCGACTATCTCGCCTCCAGCTTTATCACCAGGCTGAATGATCTTCACAACATGGGATGGACGCCGTATGGAAGCGGATATGATTTCTTTTCCGGAACGGATGCCAGTACGATCAGGGTCAGTGAAGCTATAATCGCGAACTCCGATCTTATAGCAAGTTCATATGACGGTACTGTCGGGGATAACTCCCTGGCGAACGATATAGTCGCCCTGGCCAATACATGCATATCCGATACAGATCCACTTACTCTTAACGAAAGATTCGAGACGATAATCTCCGCGATAGGGATACACAGCGCCAACTCGGAAAGTATGCTGCGCAATGAGGATATGATCCTCTCGAACCTCGAGATGCGCAAAGAAAGCATAACCGGAGTGAATCTTGATGAAGAACTCGTCAATCTCACCAGGTACCAGCAGTCATACGAGGCCGCGGCAAGGATCATGACGACGATCGGCGAGTTGATAGACACGATTCTGGAAATGTAA